The following are encoded together in the Onychostoma macrolepis isolate SWU-2019 chromosome 03, ASM1243209v1, whole genome shotgun sequence genome:
- the si:dkeyp-72e1.6 gene encoding transmembrane protein 238-like, whose amino-acid sequence MEAAPAGLGRCSCAFWLAVAFDALGLIILLLGVFGDLFFYDFLIYAGAIIIFLSLIWWVFWYTGNIEVPPEELEDDVGLLKKSRGLAGVVRRFSSRVSSGIRNSLRRNGGPRGQGAEPGQTKHRRDGSQAPVSFAMNPQDNVSSVSATVSGGDTLRTETQAI is encoded by the coding sequence ATGGAGGCAGCGCCGGCCGGTCTCGGGCGCTGTTCTTGCGCGTTCTGGCTCGCCGTGGCTTTCGACGCTCTTGGTCTCATCATATTATTGCTTGGCGTGTTTGGAGACTTATTTTTCTACGACTTCTTGATATATGCGGGAGCCATCATCATTTTTCTGAGTCTGATTTGGTGGGTTTTCTGGTACACGGGTAATATTGAGGTGCCCCCCGAGGAGCTTGAGGACGATGTGGGTTTGCTGAAGAAGAGCAGAGGGTTGGCAGGGGTTGTGAGGAGGTTCTCCAGCCGCGTCTCGAGCGGAATCAGAAACTCGCTCAGGAGAAATGGGGGGCCCCGAGGTCAAGGCGCGGAGCCCGGTCAAACAAAGCACAGGAGAGACGGCAGTCAAGCACCAGTGTCTTTTGCGATGAACCCTCAGGATAATGTGAGCAGTGTGTCTGCGACAGTGAGCGGAGGAGACACTCTCAGAACAGAAACACAGGCCATATGA
- the mpv17l gene encoding mpv17-like protein, producing MSLATAVCQCQVTAVLLPVHRHHLQRLRSRPTTISVLLNMRKSFFKRAKVLPWISNVTLYGCLFAGGDSVHQCMIAQREEMDWRHTRNVAIVALSFHGNFNYFWLRALEHRFPGRSASMIFRKLLLDQTFASPLATSVFYTGVSFLEGKEDIFADWREKFFNTYKTGLMYWPFMQFLNFVLMPLYLRTAFMGCSAFLWATFLCFSRQSGDGTAAVALAWIMAPKKRLLPRSTDKEK from the exons ATGAGCTTAGCTACGGCCGTCTGTCAATGTCAGGTCACTGCAGTTTTGTTGCCTGTCCATCGACATCATTTGCAAAGGTTACGAAGTAGGCCTACAACAATTTCTGTTCTGTTGAACATGAGAAAATCTTTTTTCAAACGAGCAAAGGTATTGCCTTGGATAAGCAATGTGACTCTGTACGGATGCTTGTTCGCCGGCGGGGATTCCGTGCATCAGTGCATGATCGCGCAGAGGGAAGAAATGGACTGGAGGCACACGAGAAACGTGGCGATCGTGGCGCTGAGTTTTCATGGGAACTTCAATTACTTCTGGTTACGAGCCTTAGAACATCGTTTCCCGGGAAGATCGGCCAGTATGATTTTCCGCAAACTGCTTTTGGACCAAACTTTTGCTTCACCTTTGGCGACCAGTGTCTTCTACACAG GTGTGAGTTTCTTGGAGGGCAAAGAGGACATATTTGCAGACTGGCGAGAAAAGTTTTTTAACACATACAAG acTGGACTGATGTACTGGCCATTCATGCAG tttctgAATTTTGTTCTGATGCCTCTCTACCTGAGGACAGCATTCATGGGCTGTTCAGCGTTCCTGTGGGCCACGTTCTTATGCTTCTCAAGACAGAGTGGGGACGGCACGGCAGCAGTGGCCTTAGCTTGGATCATGGCCCCCAAAAAACGGCTTCTACCTCGCAGTACCGACAAGGAGAAATAG
- the rrn3 gene encoding RNA polymerase I-specific transcription initiation factor RRN3, with the protein MEIEGRDFLNTPPKKTVRFGGTVANTLAKLQKGDTSDYELIKHQLSDPDIKDAQIISWLQEFRTCVTQLGKDHEQLIYVVLKLPWLGRSQAVVEEYLAFLSNLVSAQTVYLRACLRMVVTNFAPKRIRIQEGNVDISDSDDEDENLPRTFGHCHHALQLITRYVPSTSRFLMPILSDKFPFVQKSSRTLECYVHNLLRVSVYIPDLRRDILELIISKMLMLDVSAPRNEIEEVESGAQQDANGASQDDCLFDMDEEEDSPQDLSRPDGAVMVHPVAERLDTMMTVLLAYIKDICHANGPLDIEKTKALYRDLVSVFDKVVLPTHASCHVQYYMFYLCSFRLGLAEAFLDHLWKMLQAPNQPPVIRQAAAGYMGSFMARAKFLPVSTVKACLDLLVPWLHLYIDSQDSGSKAFCDVNLHGPFYTACQAVFYTLIFRHNAILEGNMKKGLAYLQGLNLERIVMCQLNPLRVCLPAVTNMFAAITRKYQLVFCYTIIERNNRNLLPVVSNSMGGNSVSINTNPLDTFFPFDPYLLKSSGKLIEPIYQVWEEPSDCMIDVPKKEVRKGSMEEEDDFLHGETPHGDSVVGMTPGSYDSHLHSPRSVGSPPVSFLQRPF; encoded by the exons ATGGAAATTGAGGGCAGAGATTTTCTCAATACACCTCCGAAGAAAACTGTGCGTTTTGGAGGCACAGTTGCCAATACATTAGCGAAGCTACAAAAG GGCGACACCAGTGATTATGAACTGATAAAACATCAACTCTCAGATCCCGATATTAAG GACGCTCAAATTATCAGCTGGTTGCAGGAATTCAGGACCTGTGTCACTCAACTTGGCAAAGATCATGAGCAGTTAATATATGTTGTTTTG AAGCTGCCATGGCTCGGTCGCAGTCAGGCTGTGGTGGAAGAATATCTGGCTTTTCTGAGTAACCTGGTGTCGGCCCAGACAGTTTATCTCAGGGCCTGTCTCAGAATGGTCGTCACTAATTTTGCACCAA AGAGAATACGAATCCAGGAAGGAAATGTGGATATTTCGGATTCTGATGACGAAGATGAAA ATCTGCCGAGGACATTTGGACATTGTCATCATGCCTTACAGCTGATTACAAGATATGTTCCATC AACCAGTCGATTCCTGATGCCAATCCTTTCCGATAAGTTCCCTTTTGTGCAGAAATCCTCCAGAACACTT GAGTGTTACGTGCACAACCTGTTGAGAGTTTCGGTCTACATCCCTGACCTGAGGAGAGACATCTTAGAGCTCATCATCAGCAAGATGCTCATGCTAGAT GTTAGTGCACCACGGAATGAGATTGAAGAAGTGGAAAGTGGAGCTCAGCAAGATGCTAATGGAGCATCACAGGATGACTGCCTCTTTGACATG GATGAGGAAGAGGACTCTCCGCAGGATTTATCAAGGCCTGATGGAGCTGTGATGGTCCATCCTGTGGCAGAGAGACTGGACACAATGATGACTGTCCTGCTGGCTTATATTAAGGACATTTGCCATGCCAATG GCCCATTAGATATTGAGAAAACCAAAGCTCTCTACAGAGACCTGGTGTCCGTGTTTGATAAGGTGGTGCTTCCCACTCACGCTTCCTGTCATGTGCAGTACTACATGTTCTACCTGTGCAGCTTCCGCCTG GGTTTGGCGGAAGCTTTTTTGGATCACTTATGGAAGATGTTACAAGCCCCCAACCAGCCCCCCGTCATTAGACAGGCCGCTGCTGGATACATGGGCAGCTTCATGGCAAGAGCCAAGTTTTTGCCAGTATC AACAGTCAAGGCCTGTCTGGACCTGTTGGTTCCCTGGTTGCACCTTTACATTGACAGTCAGGACTCAGGATCCAAAGCATTCTGTGACGTCAATTTGCACGGGCCCTTTTATACAGCCTGCCAGGCTGTGTTTTACACGCTCATCTTCAGACATAATGCCATTCTGGAGGGCAATATGAAGAAAG GGTTGGCGTACCTTCAGGGTTTGAATCTCGAGCGTATAGTGATGTGCCAGCTCAACCCGCTGAGGGTCTGTCTACCTGCTGTCACCAACATGTTTGCAGCCATCACCAG GAAGTACCAGCTCGTCTTCTGTTACACCATCATTGAGCGAAACAACCGGAACTTGTTGCCAGTGGTGAGCAATTCAATGGGCGGCAACTCGGTGTCCATTAACACAAACCCTCTGGATACCTTCTTCCCTTTTGATCCGTATCTCCTGAAAAG ctCTGGAAAACTCATTGAGCCAATCTACCAGGTGTGGGAGGAGCCATCCGATTGCATGATAGATGTGCCCAAGAAGGAAGTGAGAAAG GGGTCTATGGAGGAGGAAGATGACTTTCTGCATGGAGAGACCCCTCATGGAGACTCAGTAGTGGGCATGACTCCGGGCTCTTATGACTCCCATCTACACAGTCCGCGGAGCGTTGGCTCTCCCCCTGTCTCCTTCCTGCAGCGGCCTTTCTGA